A region of Nostoc sp. 'Peltigera membranacea cyanobiont' N6 DNA encodes the following proteins:
- a CDS encoding ATP-binding protein, which yields MAPPQLTLSPELLAKAFPFHFAFSRNREIVQTGDVLERISPEPLVGKLIEQHFQINRPKILVDFDAISKQSRALFILEFLHNGMQLKGQMMYQPEEEVIFFLGSPWITNTTSLTPLGIKLKDFAIHDPIVDFLFLLQAQNTALADAKKLTSELKQQRAQLRSALQIKENLAEIAEAQAKKLEKSLRELQQTQAQLVQAEKMSSLGQLVAGVAHEINNPVNFIYGNLKYTKDYTQCLLKLVHLYQQFYANPVLEIKEYIEEIELDFLLDDLPRILDSMEVGSERISEIVLSLRNFSRLDEAGMKKVDIHHGLDSTLLILQNRFKNSLDRPGIKVVKNYGNLPLVDCYPGQLNQVFMNIISNAIDALDSYNDKRAIAEIHAIPNKITITTEVIETKCVIRIADNGSGITEAVKERLFDPFFTTKPVGKGTGLGLSISYQIVVEKHGGTLRCVSEPGQETEFWIEIPLSMDTQAVNCVKSLSFVL from the coding sequence ATGGCTCCTCCTCAGCTTACGCTTTCACCAGAGTTATTGGCGAAAGCTTTTCCCTTCCACTTTGCATTTAGCCGTAATCGTGAAATTGTCCAAACTGGTGATGTCTTGGAGCGTATTAGTCCTGAGCCATTAGTTGGTAAATTGATTGAGCAGCATTTCCAAATCAATCGTCCAAAAATTTTGGTAGATTTTGATGCTATTAGTAAACAGTCTCGTGCCCTATTCATTTTAGAGTTTCTCCACAATGGAATGCAACTCAAGGGTCAAATGATGTATCAACCAGAGGAGGAGGTGATATTTTTTTTAGGTTCTCCTTGGATTACAAATACAACTAGCTTGACTCCTTTGGGTATAAAACTCAAAGACTTTGCGATTCACGACCCAATTGTTGATTTCCTGTTTTTACTGCAAGCTCAGAACACCGCTTTGGCTGATGCCAAAAAGTTAACAAGCGAACTTAAACAGCAAAGGGCACAACTACGGAGTGCCCTGCAAATCAAAGAGAATCTAGCGGAAATTGCTGAAGCTCAGGCTAAAAAATTAGAAAAATCTCTTCGGGAGCTACAACAAACTCAAGCCCAATTAGTTCAGGCTGAAAAGATGTCCAGTTTGGGACAGTTGGTTGCAGGAGTTGCTCACGAAATTAATAACCCCGTTAACTTTATTTACGGTAATTTAAAATATACAAAAGATTATACACAGTGTTTGCTAAAGCTTGTACACCTTTACCAGCAATTTTATGCCAATCCTGTGCTAGAAATTAAAGAATATATTGAGGAAATTGAGTTAGATTTTTTACTAGATGATTTGCCCAGAATTCTAGATTCGATGGAAGTAGGATCTGAAAGGATCTCTGAAATTGTCTTGTCTCTGCGGAACTTTTCTCGTCTTGATGAAGCAGGAATGAAAAAGGTTGATATTCACCACGGACTAGATAGTACTTTGCTGATTTTACAGAATCGGTTTAAGAATAGCCTCGATCGTCCTGGAATCAAAGTAGTTAAAAATTATGGAAACTTGCCTTTGGTAGATTGCTACCCTGGCCAACTTAATCAAGTATTCATGAATATTATTAGTAATGCCATCGATGCACTCGACAGCTATAACGATAAACGCGCGATCGCAGAAATTCATGCCATTCCTAATAAAATTACAATTACTACAGAAGTCATCGAAACAAAGTGTGTTATCCGAATTGCTGATAATGGTTCAGGAATAACAGAAGCAGTTAAGGAACGACTGTTTGATCCATTTTTTACAACTAAGCCTGTAGGTAAGGGTACAGGATTAGGTTTATCAATTAGCTATCAGATTGTAGTTGAAAAACATGGGGGAACACTAAGATGTGTATCAGAACCTGGACAAGAAACTGAGTTCTGGATTGAAATTCCTCTCTCTATGGACACACAAGCAGTAAATTGCGTCAAATCATTGAGTTTTGTTTTATGA
- a CDS encoding FtsW/RodA/SpoVE family cell cycle protein, whose translation MNLRRLIPIFDSSVSNWALEARLLRWLTLIWLFVGLIMLFSASYPVADARQNDGLYYFKRQLLWVLVSLIGFNIIVNLPLQKILGVSHWFLLLFLALIFVTLIPGLGKKAFDAARWISIGPVPIQPSELIKPFLVLQSARLFGQWERISWRIRLAWLGIFGLVLLGILAQPNLSTTALCGMTIWLIALAAGLPYKYLGGTAIGGVMLAILSISIKEYQRKRVMSFLNPWADATGDGYQLVQSLLAVGSGRTWGSGYGLSQQKLFYLPIQDTDFIFAVFAEEFGFVGSMVLMVLLATFATLGLIVALKAKNPVHQLVAIGVTILMVGQSLLHIGVATGSLPTTGLPLPMFSYGGNSMIASLIAAGLLIRVARESNEAEVVPLQKPLLENGRKRRSFHKTRN comes from the coding sequence GTGAATCTACGCCGCCTGATTCCAATTTTTGATAGTTCAGTCTCCAACTGGGCACTAGAAGCGCGGTTGTTGCGCTGGTTAACGTTGATTTGGCTGTTCGTCGGCTTGATCATGCTATTTTCAGCATCCTATCCTGTCGCTGATGCCCGTCAGAATGATGGATTGTACTATTTTAAGCGTCAACTACTTTGGGTTTTAGTTTCCTTGATCGGATTCAATATTATTGTTAATTTGCCATTGCAGAAAATTTTGGGAGTATCCCATTGGTTTTTGTTGCTGTTTTTGGCGTTAATTTTTGTCACACTGATCCCAGGATTGGGAAAAAAGGCTTTTGATGCAGCGCGTTGGATTTCGATCGGGCCGGTTCCGATTCAACCCTCAGAATTAATTAAACCCTTTTTGGTACTACAAAGTGCGCGGCTTTTTGGTCAATGGGAACGAATCAGTTGGCGGATTCGCTTGGCTTGGTTGGGTATTTTCGGTCTGGTACTTTTAGGAATTCTTGCCCAGCCTAACTTAAGTACAACAGCACTTTGTGGTATGACTATTTGGCTAATTGCTTTAGCAGCTGGCTTACCTTACAAGTACCTGGGAGGAACCGCAATTGGTGGAGTAATGTTGGCAATACTCAGTATTAGTATTAAAGAGTATCAACGTAAGCGGGTGATGTCATTCCTTAATCCTTGGGCGGATGCTACAGGAGATGGCTACCAGTTGGTGCAAAGTCTACTCGCCGTGGGTTCTGGTAGAACTTGGGGTTCTGGATATGGGCTTTCTCAACAAAAGCTGTTTTATTTACCCATTCAGGATACCGATTTTATTTTTGCGGTGTTCGCTGAGGAGTTTGGTTTTGTTGGCAGTATGGTCTTGATGGTGCTTTTAGCGACATTTGCCACTCTTGGATTAATTGTGGCGCTGAAGGCTAAAAACCCAGTGCATCAATTGGTAGCGATCGGTGTGACGATTTTGATGGTAGGACAATCATTGCTCCATATTGGTGTGGCTACAGGTTCTCTCCCGACTACTGGCTTACCTTTGCCCATGTTTAGTTATGGTGGTAATTCCATGATTGCTAGCTTAATAGCTGCTGGGTTGCTGATTCGAGTAGCACGCGAGAGTAATGAAGCTGAGGTCGTTCCGTTGCAAAAACCCCTGCTGGAAAATGGGCGTAAACGTCGAAGTTTTCATAAAACCAGGAATTGA